The Nicotiana sylvestris chromosome 6, ASM39365v2, whole genome shotgun sequence genomic sequence TCTTTTCTCTTTCAACACTCAAAAGCTCCATTATCAAAATTCCCTACCTTATCAGCAATGTACACTCCTAAATATCTCACATAAACAAAAATTATTAAGGAACTTGCAAGTGGAAAAACTAGCAATCACGAACTTCAAACCTAGGTAATACCATTTTAGATAATTGTTGCAATCTGTAGGCTTCTAGGACATCTTTAATGCTTCAGAACGATGCCTATCACACACAAAGAACCAAATATAGCAAACAATTCATAAATGCAAGCAGCGATACCTGTTTGACTAAGGTAAAACGGCAACCAGTACAAAAATGTGTATGCTACCAACTTTGAGAAGAAAAGACACAGTGCAAATGGAATCACTCCTGGTATTAGACAAGCATCAAGAAGACCAACACTTCTCCTATTTCCTGAACCATGCCGACGGACATTGTCATGTCCATTTTCAACCATATTTTCTTTCACTGTCTGAGCTTCTTCATCATTAGTCACAGACAAATCCTCAACAGACGACGGACGATTAGGACAAGGAAATCCAACATCTTCTGGATAAGCAGGCAATAGCAAGTACACAATTATCCCCGCGAAAAATATAAACGCTCCTGGAACAATAAAAGACCAACCCCATCCATGTTCCAAAACACCAGCAGCCATAAGGGATCCACTAATATTCCCAACAGAGGTATGAGCATTCCAAATACCCATAATCAATCCCCTTTTCCTTTTCCCAAACCAATTACCAATAACAGCAACAACAGAAGGCCAGCCAGTAGCCTGAAATAACCCAGCAACCATTTGCATAAGCAAGTAAAACCAAAAAGCatgtattttccaaaaataacccATACCAAATAACCCCACAAAAATGCCACCTCCAACCATACCAGTTGTTAAAAACAACCTTAGGTCCAATGAATCCCCTAAATGTCCAGCCACATACATTCCTATTGAATAACATGCAAGAAATGCAACATCAATTTCCCCTAATTTCGACGTACCATCCTCGTCATTAAAAGGTTCCCAGCCTTTCTTTTTTGAATGAAACAAATCAATAGGACCCAAAGTTTCATTCTTTAGGAAAACTGGACCCATAGGCCATGGATTTGAAACTGTTATGTTGAGAAATGGGTGTGGATGTAAAACACTCTTGACAATACTACTGGGTTTTCTTGAAGCATGATATGATGTATAAGCTATGAACGTGATCAACAAAACTACGTATTTATACGTCTTTAGACTCCAATCTTTACCTCTCATGCTTCTTATGAGCAAAATCCCAGGTGGGTTTCCTTTCATTACATCATTATTACCTGCCATTTCGTAAAAACCCTAGAAATCAATTCAAATTTCACCTTATCCACGTTGATCAGAGAcaaaaacttctttttttttttttgatagaaCAGAGATTTTGCAGAAAGACAGGAAATTCACTAAAGCGGGTTCAGATAGGGAAACATAGTTTCGGGGAATTCACCCATAATTTCCTCCAATTGTGTGTGTGTGAAATGGAAGGGTGgcgggagagagagagagagagatgacgTGAAGCAAGGGAAAATGCTACGTGTCGGTTTTGAAATTCTGGTCAGGGTAATGGTTCGGCGCCAC encodes the following:
- the LOC104222577 gene encoding putative glycerol-3-phosphate transporter 4, with protein sequence MAGNNDVMKGNPPGILLIRSMRGKDWSLKTYKYVVLLITFIAYTSYHASRKPSSIVKSVLHPHPFLNITVSNPWPMGPVFLKNETLGPIDLFHSKKKGWEPFNDEDGTSKLGEIDVAFLACYSIGMYVAGHLGDSLDLRLFLTTGMVGGGIFVGLFGMGYFWKIHAFWFYLLMQMVAGLFQATGWPSVVAVIGNWFGKRKRGLIMGIWNAHTSVGNISGSLMAAGVLEHGWGWSFIVPGAFIFFAGIIVYLLLPAYPEDVGFPCPNRPSSVEDLSVTNDEEAQTVKENMVENGHDNVRRHGSGNRRSVGLLDACLIPGVIPFALCLFFSKLVAYTFLYWLPFYLSQTAIGGEYVSVKSAGNLSALFDVGGIVGGILAGHLSDKLDARATTAASFMYAAIPSMLLYRKYGSASKLMNILLMMIAGLFVNGPYALITTAVSADLGTHSSLRGDSRALATVTAIIDGTGSMGAALGPLLTGFLSTKGWDAVFIMLVVGALSAGLLLSRLVVSELSEKFSKQLPYGQHNSGGSASQPLLSDQK